The Stratiformator vulcanicus genome has a segment encoding these proteins:
- a CDS encoding efflux RND transporter periplasmic adaptor subunit has product MDNTKFLTAAAERKPFRITVREQGTLDSLNSSVLRSEVEGSTVILSIVPEGTPVEEGDIVCELDVAGLREREKEQQIKVTQAEADLTKSQEDLEIQKRQNESDFAAANLAYELAQLDLRKYKEGEYLQSLREVEGESQIAQEELTRATEVYEFTKRLSRKGYKSQSEVEAARIAVLKAENELETADEKQRVLEDFEYERSVKELDEVAAESIRELDRVKRQARAAIAQFKAEFEANELKLEVEQEQLANFRRQLEASVMRAPQRGEVVYSQERNYRSNSELMGEGTTVRERQIICKIPDLTRMKVDARVHESMITLISKDLPVDIRIDAFPEYVFRGTVTNVSSVPVAASWYRPDLKEYEVEIGLDPSSVPPEVELKARLSVEVEIIVEARDDVLQVPMQSVVAIGPEHIIYRLGPDGPVRQGVEVGAVNDSKIEILQGIEAGERVILNPRTQFADEISELAVAARETASQLLDEERNADVERQKSADVPSEIRTRAGPRQEVKTEGAAAANTDKSSPAGKRSKSEPAEKKS; this is encoded by the coding sequence GTGGACAACACAAAATTTCTGACCGCTGCCGCCGAGCGGAAGCCGTTCCGAATTACCGTTCGCGAACAAGGTACGCTCGACAGCCTCAACAGTTCCGTGTTGAGAAGCGAAGTCGAAGGCTCAACCGTCATCCTTTCGATCGTGCCTGAGGGGACGCCGGTCGAAGAGGGCGACATCGTGTGCGAACTCGACGTCGCCGGGCTGCGGGAACGCGAAAAAGAACAGCAGATCAAAGTCACGCAGGCCGAGGCAGACCTGACCAAATCGCAGGAAGACCTCGAGATCCAAAAGCGGCAGAACGAAAGCGATTTCGCGGCTGCGAACCTCGCCTATGAGTTAGCCCAGCTTGACCTGCGAAAATATAAAGAAGGGGAATACCTGCAGTCGTTGCGCGAGGTGGAAGGGGAAAGTCAGATCGCTCAAGAGGAACTCACCCGCGCGACCGAAGTCTACGAATTCACCAAGCGGCTGTCGCGAAAAGGCTATAAGAGCCAAAGCGAAGTCGAGGCCGCCCGCATTGCGGTCCTCAAGGCCGAGAACGAACTTGAGACAGCCGACGAAAAGCAGCGGGTTCTCGAAGATTTCGAGTACGAGCGATCGGTTAAGGAACTCGACGAAGTCGCGGCCGAATCAATCCGCGAACTCGACCGCGTCAAACGACAGGCCCGGGCCGCTATCGCTCAATTTAAGGCCGAGTTCGAAGCGAACGAGTTAAAGCTTGAGGTTGAGCAGGAACAACTGGCGAACTTTCGGCGTCAACTTGAGGCCAGCGTCATGCGAGCCCCGCAGCGGGGAGAAGTCGTCTACAGCCAAGAACGAAATTATCGCAGTAATTCGGAACTAATGGGCGAGGGAACCACCGTCCGCGAACGACAGATCATCTGCAAAATTCCCGACCTCACGCGAATGAAAGTCGATGCCCGGGTCCACGAATCGATGATCACGCTGATCAGCAAGGATCTGCCGGTCGATATTCGCATCGACGCCTTTCCCGAATATGTGTTTCGCGGCACGGTGACGAACGTCTCCAGTGTCCCGGTAGCGGCGAGTTGGTATCGGCCTGACCTCAAAGAGTATGAGGTTGAAATCGGACTCGATCCGTCCTCAGTCCCGCCGGAGGTCGAACTCAAGGCCCGGCTCAGCGTCGAAGTCGAGATCATCGTCGAAGCACGCGACGACGTCTTGCAAGTTCCGATGCAATCGGTCGTCGCCATCGGTCCCGAGCACATCATCTATCGGCTGGGGCCGGATGGCCCGGTCCGCCAGGGGGTTGAAGTCGGGGCGGTCAACGATTCGAAAATTGAAATCCTTCAAGGGATCGAGGCGGGCGAACGGGTCATCCTGAATCCTCGAACGCAGTTCGCCGACGAAATCAGCGAACTCGCCGTCGCCGCACGCGAAACCGCTTCGCAACTGCTTGACGAAGAGCGGAACGCCGATGTCGAGCGGCAAAAAAGTGCCGACGTACCCTCAGAAATCCGAACGCGCGCTGGCCCGCGGCAGGAAGTAAAAACCGAGGGTGCCGCGGCCGCCAATACCGACAAGTCGTCGCCTGCCGGCAAACGATCGAAGTCTGAGCCTGCGGAGAAGAAGTCGTGA
- a CDS encoding ABC transporter ATP-binding protein, which yields MTGTADFVTTENAAEVVQLEKTYDLGEVKVHALRGVTLEFPRGDFVAIMGTSGSGKSTLLNLLGALDRATSGHYYLGGTDVSLLTDDELSAIRNDHIGFIFQSYNLIPQYTVVENIELPLTYRSGGKVTPDDHDRIIDLAGRVGLSQRLDHRPFQLSGGQQQRVAIARALVNDPEIILADEPTGNLDSATEEDILRLLEQLNAEGRTIIMVTHEDAVAERAKRQIHMKDGVVAGEGLFKG from the coding sequence GTGACCGGGACAGCCGATTTCGTCACGACCGAGAATGCAGCCGAAGTTGTCCAACTCGAAAAGACGTACGATCTCGGCGAGGTCAAGGTCCACGCGCTGCGAGGCGTGACGCTCGAATTTCCGCGTGGCGATTTTGTCGCCATCATGGGTACGTCCGGTAGCGGGAAAAGTACTCTCTTAAATCTACTTGGGGCGCTCGACCGGGCGACCTCCGGTCACTATTACCTCGGCGGCACCGATGTTTCGCTCTTAACCGACGACGAACTCTCCGCGATTCGAAACGACCACATCGGGTTTATCTTTCAGTCCTATAATTTAATTCCGCAGTATACCGTCGTTGAAAATATCGAACTCCCATTGACGTATCGGTCTGGCGGCAAAGTCACTCCGGATGACCACGACCGGATCATCGATCTCGCCGGACGCGTCGGGCTGTCTCAGCGACTCGACCACCGCCCGTTCCAACTTTCCGGCGGTCAGCAGCAACGCGTGGCGATCGCACGTGCTCTGGTCAACGATCCCGAGATCATCCTCGCCGATGAACCGACGGGGAACCTCGACTCCGCGACCGAGGAAGACATTTTGCGATTGCTCGAACAACTAAACGCCGAAGGCCGCACCATTATTATGGTGACCCACGAAGACGCGGTCGCCGAGCGAGCTAAGCGACAGATTCACATGAAAGACGGCGTCGTCGCCGGTGAGGGATTGTTTAAAGGGTAG
- a CDS encoding ABC transporter permease produces the protein MSFLRTIRLAIKSILLHKLRSGLTVLGIVFGVFSVIAMLAIGEGASREAQRQVLALGATNVIVRSVKPPEDAGASNTSRVLAYGLTRDDYRILRETLPNLLEAAPIREAAQEFRHGTKVINGRLVGCTPAYRQLNNLQISQGRFLTDSDNDLMVNVAVIAHDVAGKLYVAQDPINKVVRVGENLYRIVGVTKPREATAAVGGSLAGQSYSADVYIPVRTFQARVGDFIYKRSAGSRSAEEIELNQITLKVRHRDDVVPTAEVVRETLAYTHARSKDYSVVVPLELLKQADQIRQIFNVVLGSIAAISLIVGGIGIMNIMLATVTERTREIGIRRALGAKQSDILRQFLTETIVLSGSGGVIGIIFGLLTPFAFGSLRSFLQAFVLEESAAGTNEFARLFTQMTPVVAPWSLPVAFLISVGIGVVFGVWPARNASRLDPIEALRHE, from the coding sequence GTGAGTTTCCTCCGCACCATCCGTCTGGCTATAAAGAGCATCCTGCTGCACAAATTGCGCAGCGGGTTGACGGTGCTGGGTATCGTGTTCGGTGTGTTCAGCGTGATCGCGATGTTGGCGATCGGCGAGGGCGCGAGCCGCGAAGCGCAGCGGCAGGTGCTCGCACTTGGTGCGACGAACGTCATCGTCCGCAGCGTGAAGCCACCGGAAGACGCGGGCGCATCGAATACGTCGCGCGTTCTCGCGTACGGGCTGACGCGAGACGACTATCGGATTCTGCGCGAGACACTGCCCAACCTCTTGGAAGCGGCTCCGATCCGGGAAGCCGCTCAGGAGTTTCGCCATGGCACGAAAGTGATCAACGGACGGCTCGTCGGCTGCACTCCGGCCTATCGTCAGCTCAATAACCTTCAGATCTCGCAGGGGCGTTTTCTGACCGATTCCGACAATGACCTCATGGTCAACGTGGCCGTGATCGCCCACGACGTGGCCGGAAAACTCTACGTCGCGCAAGACCCGATTAATAAGGTGGTCCGTGTCGGCGAGAACCTGTATCGCATCGTCGGCGTCACGAAGCCTCGTGAAGCGACGGCCGCGGTCGGTGGGTCTTTGGCCGGGCAGAGCTATTCGGCCGATGTCTATATCCCGGTCCGGACGTTTCAGGCGCGCGTCGGCGACTTCATCTATAAACGCAGTGCCGGTTCCCGCTCCGCCGAAGAGATTGAACTAAATCAAATCACCCTAAAGGTGCGTCACCGCGACGATGTCGTTCCCACGGCCGAGGTCGTCCGCGAGACACTCGCTTATACGCACGCACGGTCAAAAGACTATTCAGTCGTTGTGCCGCTTGAACTGCTCAAGCAGGCCGATCAGATTCGGCAAATCTTCAATGTCGTGCTCGGCTCGATCGCCGCGATCAGCTTAATCGTTGGTGGCATCGGCATCATGAACATCATGCTCGCGACCGTGACAGAGCGAACCCGCGAGATCGGAATTCGTCGAGCGCTCGGCGCGAAACAGTCCGATATTCTCAGGCAATTTCTGACCGAAACGATCGTGCTGTCCGGTTCGGGGGGAGTCATCGGGATAATTTTTGGTCTCTTAACGCCTTTCGCATTCGGTAGCCTCAGATCGTTCCTTCAAGCCTTCGTGCTGGAAGAATCAGCGGCGGGCACGAACGAATTTGCACGTCTGTTTACGCAAATGACACCGGTGGTCGCGCCTTGGAGCCTGCCGGTCGCGTTTCTGATTTCGGTCGGCATCGGCGTCGTGTTTGGCGTCTGGCCCGCCCGTAACGCGAGTCGCCTTGATCCCATCGAAGCCCTCCGCCACGAATGA
- a CDS encoding HDOD domain-containing protein: protein MIDWNSRLDSVLGATSESKIPPNVKLPVLPHAAIEFAQRSKSEDVTAKELGSIIESDGGLTCELLKQVNGAASGLTRKIATAAQAIALLGLKTTKLFVLSAAVDKAMKTRESRLIHLKTFWTANLERALFAREFAKLLKADPDVAFAGGMLQDFLLPTLANEMTDHYVDLLAAQSKASERRLDERERQSLKWDHAVAAGQLLRQWDFPEELVACVAYHHHGLRLMADKEIGRSPAAAVAVSSLLPDAIRQSPNGLNQLIQLDRAWPAFDLEAIAGVIEDELQKMNAPRDTYVTLARRLESAMATA, encoded by the coding sequence ATGATCGACTGGAATAGCCGACTCGACTCCGTACTCGGGGCGACATCGGAATCGAAAATCCCGCCAAATGTGAAGCTCCCAGTGCTTCCACATGCCGCGATCGAGTTCGCTCAGCGTTCGAAATCGGAAGATGTCACCGCGAAGGAATTGGGCTCGATCATCGAGTCGGACGGCGGGCTGACATGCGAATTGCTCAAGCAGGTCAACGGAGCGGCATCGGGCCTGACTCGCAAAATCGCGACCGCCGCGCAGGCGATTGCGCTGCTCGGACTGAAAACGACAAAGCTGTTCGTCCTAAGTGCGGCCGTCGACAAAGCAATGAAAACGCGAGAGTCTCGGCTGATTCACCTGAAAACGTTTTGGACCGCAAATCTCGAACGGGCGTTGTTCGCCCGCGAATTTGCGAAACTGCTGAAGGCCGATCCCGATGTCGCGTTCGCCGGCGGAATGCTTCAGGACTTTTTGCTGCCCACGCTCGCCAATGAGATGACGGATCACTATGTCGATCTGTTGGCCGCTCAGTCAAAAGCGTCGGAGCGGCGGCTCGACGAACGGGAGCGGCAGTCGCTGAAGTGGGACCATGCCGTGGCCGCCGGGCAACTGCTTCGCCAATGGGATTTTCCGGAAGAACTCGTTGCCTGCGTGGCCTATCACCACCACGGACTGCGATTGATGGCCGACAAGGAAATTGGCCGCTCCCCGGCAGCGGCGGTAGCCGTGTCCTCGTTACTTCCGGACGCGATTCGCCAATCGCCGAACGGATTGAATCAGCTCATCCAACTCGACCGGGCGTGGCCTGCGTTCGATCTCGAGGCGATCGCCGGAGTCATCGAAGATGAGCTTCAAAAAATGAACGCGCCTCGCGACACCTACGTAACGCTGGCCCGCCGACTCGAGTCCGCCATGGCGACCGCGTGA
- a CDS encoding TolC family protein translates to MYRTPLMAATVLLLIAAVSCTTVDVAKTRTDVSVEPTNDRVANHLAESPAKSTSGLAKINIEVASADQSNFAPESSASEVSEADSIRTIAYEDFSIAALPPSPADRESDEFIVDDPPASRSEHRSLMLDEAEATALASNPTLQIAAWQKRSANGMAVQQGLKPNTQLIYSGNEIGIDGAAGQQGVMLSQLFVTADKLGLARSVGSWDAQEANWIYQTQRQRVLNDVRSAFYQALGAQKRVEIARRLDAISLKGLESTDAIVKAGEAGLPDKLQAETQLAEIQILLRNAEIDFEAAKRQLAGFMGVDSLGDVILHGSLEATELPEHQFEIAYERLIANSPEIQRASTRIQRSRNNVALQERWEIPNVTTQAGVAYDDAADVTIANVQATVMLPCHNRNQGNIAAAQAELASNAFEVDRIRRNLSNRLAVSMQNYDRARQQAETYRDVLIPKVDRTLDLIDQGYRAGQFNFLRVLTARQQFFKTNLEYVNVLVAANQAAVQIDGLVLSGGLTAVEAPQSPQGLRDFVLGNR, encoded by the coding sequence ATGTATCGCACGCCGCTGATGGCCGCCACGGTCTTACTGCTGATCGCTGCGGTGTCATGCACGACGGTCGACGTGGCGAAGACGCGAACTGACGTCTCTGTAGAGCCGACGAACGATCGAGTCGCGAATCACCTTGCAGAAAGTCCCGCGAAATCAACGAGCGGTTTGGCGAAGATTAACATAGAGGTCGCCTCAGCAGATCAATCGAATTTCGCGCCCGAAAGCTCAGCGAGCGAAGTTTCTGAAGCCGATTCAATCCGAACAATCGCTTACGAAGACTTCAGCATCGCGGCGCTGCCTCCGAGTCCGGCCGACCGGGAATCGGATGAGTTCATTGTCGACGACCCACCGGCCTCCCGATCCGAGCATCGCTCGCTAATGCTCGATGAAGCGGAGGCGACGGCTCTCGCGTCAAACCCCACGCTGCAAATCGCGGCATGGCAAAAGCGCTCTGCGAACGGCATGGCTGTTCAGCAGGGGCTTAAGCCCAACACGCAACTCATCTATTCCGGCAACGAAATTGGGATTGATGGGGCCGCCGGGCAGCAGGGGGTCATGCTTTCACAGTTGTTCGTGACCGCCGACAAATTGGGGCTGGCCCGATCGGTCGGATCGTGGGACGCACAGGAAGCCAATTGGATTTACCAGACGCAGCGTCAACGCGTTTTGAATGACGTTCGATCCGCGTTCTATCAGGCCCTGGGCGCACAAAAACGAGTCGAGATCGCCCGACGACTCGATGCGATCTCGCTGAAAGGTCTCGAAAGCACCGATGCGATTGTGAAAGCGGGAGAAGCCGGCTTACCCGACAAACTTCAAGCCGAAACGCAACTTGCCGAAATTCAAATTCTGCTCCGCAATGCAGAAATCGATTTTGAGGCGGCGAAACGTCAGCTCGCCGGCTTCATGGGAGTCGACTCCCTCGGTGACGTCATTTTGCACGGCAGTCTCGAGGCGACGGAGTTGCCCGAGCATCAATTCGAAATTGCCTATGAACGCTTAATAGCGAACAGCCCGGAAATCCAACGGGCGTCGACGCGAATTCAACGCTCGCGGAATAACGTTGCGTTACAGGAACGCTGGGAAATTCCGAACGTCACCACGCAGGCGGGCGTTGCCTATGACGACGCCGCAGACGTGACGATCGCGAACGTGCAGGCGACCGTTATGTTGCCCTGCCACAATCGCAATCAGGGGAATATCGCCGCCGCTCAGGCAGAACTGGCGAGTAACGCATTTGAGGTCGACCGCATTCGTCGCAACCTGTCGAATCGATTGGCGGTGTCGATGCAAAACTATGACCGCGCTCGCCAGCAGGCCGAAACTTATCGGGATGTGTTAATTCCGAAAGTCGATCGCACGCTCGATCTCATCGATCAGGGCTACCGGGCGGGACAATTTAACTTCTTACGAGTACTGACCGCGAGGCAGCAATTCTTCAAGACCAACCTCGAATACGTCAACGTACTCGTGGCCGCCAACCAAGCCGCCGTGCAGATCGACGGACTCGTGCTTAGCGGGGGATTGACCGCAGTCGAGGCTCCGCAATCGCCCCAAGGACTTCGTGACTTTGTACTCGGCAATCGCTAA
- a CDS encoding DUF3592 domain-containing protein, translating to MKFLGNRSKQKSSKSSKAGVGCLVLFALPFAAVGVFMAYRVATGLWDYSTMQSWRETDAWITHLELEEHRGDDSTTYQVVAEYDYEVLGREYHGDRVTVFSGSDNVGRFHEELHERLKPHLNSDQPTTAYFDPADPTASVLDRTLRWEMIIFHLAFVGAFGGAGFGMIAFAIYSMSRAKREQVLEESYPDKPWLQKPEWAEGVIQSSNNVAMYAALVFGLMWESISAPIAIMIFMDDDVPWFVPLIILAFNAVGVGILGFAGYKFLQLRKYGRSVFEMASNPGVIGGRLAGVILCPARINPDDDAYQLKLSCVRKHKSGDSTKETVVWSSERSITETLSRADDERTAIPVVFTIPFDEPQTEEFTGGSVSWKLSATAETPGIDYHSEFVVPVFRTEDSREEVTEDAVFEESPEAELPFEDLMRRDGLRVERSNHESLHLIIPPARHLAPALGASLMSLIFTGIGIGLLLFGGIFPGLIIGGATMLFSLLIVWFTLELWLRTSRIRIDGRYWSVRSSWSLWPTSPVEFESFDIARIAISGNKSSVGDKKLHTIEALLKDGRKVTLAPLIGERRVERALIQELERLKDAD from the coding sequence ATGAAGTTTCTGGGCAATCGATCAAAGCAAAAATCTTCGAAGTCATCTAAAGCCGGCGTCGGCTGCCTCGTGCTATTCGCGTTGCCCTTCGCCGCGGTCGGCGTGTTCATGGCTTATCGCGTCGCGACCGGGTTGTGGGACTACTCCACGATGCAATCGTGGCGCGAGACCGATGCCTGGATCACTCATCTCGAACTGGAAGAACATCGCGGGGATGATTCAACGACCTATCAGGTCGTCGCCGAATACGATTACGAGGTTCTGGGTCGCGAGTATCACGGCGACCGCGTGACGGTCTTCTCCGGTTCCGATAATGTTGGCCGTTTCCACGAAGAGTTGCACGAGCGACTAAAGCCGCATCTCAACAGCGATCAACCGACAACAGCCTATTTCGACCCGGCCGATCCAACCGCCTCCGTACTCGACCGCACGTTGCGTTGGGAGATGATCATCTTCCACCTCGCCTTCGTCGGTGCATTCGGCGGGGCCGGGTTCGGAATGATTGCGTTCGCCATCTATTCGATGTCGAGAGCCAAGCGAGAACAAGTTCTCGAAGAATCGTATCCGGACAAGCCCTGGCTGCAAAAACCGGAATGGGCCGAAGGCGTTATTCAATCGTCCAACAATGTCGCGATGTACGCCGCGCTCGTTTTCGGACTGATGTGGGAAAGCATCAGCGCGCCGATCGCGATTATGATATTTATGGACGACGATGTCCCTTGGTTCGTGCCGTTGATCATCCTCGCATTTAACGCGGTTGGGGTCGGGATTTTAGGTTTCGCCGGCTATAAATTTCTGCAATTGCGTAAGTACGGTCGTTCGGTTTTTGAAATGGCCTCAAATCCCGGCGTGATCGGCGGACGACTCGCCGGGGTGATCCTGTGCCCGGCCCGAATCAATCCGGACGACGACGCCTACCAGTTAAAACTATCCTGCGTCCGCAAACACAAGAGCGGTGACAGTACGAAGGAGACCGTTGTCTGGTCGTCTGAGAGGAGCATCACCGAAACCCTCAGCCGGGCCGATGACGAACGGACGGCGATTCCCGTTGTCTTCACAATCCCTTTTGACGAACCGCAGACCGAAGAGTTCACCGGCGGAAGTGTGAGTTGGAAGCTCTCCGCCACCGCTGAGACTCCGGGCATCGACTACCACTCCGAATTCGTAGTTCCAGTCTTTAGAACCGAAGACTCCCGAGAAGAGGTGACTGAAGATGCGGTCTTTGAAGAATCACCTGAGGCGGAGTTGCCGTTTGAAGACCTCATGCGACGCGACGGCCTGCGTGTCGAACGCAGTAACCACGAGTCACTGCACCTGATCATCCCACCGGCCAGGCATCTCGCCCCGGCACTCGGAGCGTCGTTGATGTCGCTCATCTTTACGGGAATCGGGATCGGCTTGTTGCTCTTCGGCGGAATTTTCCCCGGCTTGATCATCGGTGGGGCCACAATGCTATTTAGCCTGCTGATTGTGTGGTTCACACTCGAACTTTGGCTCAGGACATCGCGCATTCGCATTGACGGCCGTTATTGGAGCGTCCGCTCGAGCTGGAGCCTATGGCCGACCTCGCCGGTCGAGTTTGAAAGTTTCGACATCGCCCGCATTGCGATCTCGGGGAACAAGTCCTCCGTGGGCGACAAAAAACTACACACGATCGAAGCGCTCCTGAAAGACGGTCGCAAAGTGACCCTTGCACCACTGATCGGCGAGCGCCGTGTCGAACGCGCTCTGATCCAAGAGCTTGAGCGACTCAAGGACGCAGACTGA
- the tsf gene encoding translation elongation factor Ts — MAEITAAAVRQLRERTDLPMMECKKALVASDGDEEQAMEWLRERSKGKLADRAGNVTAEGRIFQHVADDLSSAAMVEIQCESEPVSGSEHLVGFGELCLKQVVEGPGADTPEELLGQQAPDGSGKTLQELFDEMSGKIREKIVVQNVCKLEGPVAGYVHHNHKVGVLFQAEGDSPDEQVMRDVAMHIAALRPKCTHAEDLPEEEVKAERERLSEEARATGKPENIIEKIVDGRMKAFYVEAGVLVFQPFAKDDSKTVKQALAEKGLKAKSFKLWTIGT; from the coding sequence ATGGCCGAAATTACCGCAGCCGCGGTGCGGCAACTCCGGGAGCGCACCGACCTCCCGATGATGGAATGTAAGAAAGCCCTCGTCGCCTCCGACGGCGACGAAGAGCAGGCCATGGAGTGGCTTCGCGAGCGATCCAAGGGCAAGCTCGCCGACCGTGCCGGTAACGTCACGGCCGAGGGCCGAATCTTCCAGCACGTCGCAGACGACCTCTCGTCGGCCGCGATGGTCGAGATTCAATGCGAGTCCGAACCGGTCTCCGGGTCGGAGCATCTCGTCGGTTTCGGCGAACTCTGCTTGAAGCAGGTCGTTGAAGGCCCCGGTGCCGATACACCTGAGGAACTGCTCGGCCAGCAGGCTCCCGACGGCAGCGGCAAAACATTGCAGGAACTGTTCGACGAGATGTCGGGCAAAATCCGCGAGAAGATCGTCGTCCAAAACGTCTGCAAGCTCGAAGGTCCGGTCGCCGGTTACGTGCATCACAACCACAAGGTCGGCGTCCTCTTTCAGGCCGAAGGAGACAGCCCCGACGAGCAGGTCATGCGGGATGTCGCGATGCACATCGCCGCCCTGCGACCGAAATGCACGCACGCTGAAGATTTGCCGGAGGAAGAGGTCAAAGCCGAGCGGGAACGACTTTCCGAAGAAGCCCGCGCGACCGGCAAGCCGGAAAACATCATCGAGAAGATCGTCGATGGCCGGATGAAAGCGTTCTACGTCGAAGCCGGCGTGCTCGTCTTTCAGCCCTTCGCCAAAGACGACAGCAAGACCGTCAAGCAGGCACTCGCTGAGAAGGGCCTCAAGGCGAAGTCGTTCAAGCTGTGGACGATCGGAACCTGA
- the rpsB gene encoding 30S ribosomal protein S2 translates to MADLSAQEILEAGVHFGHRTSNWNPKMRPYIYGRRNLIHIIDIKETVRGLLRARRYLQQVTEGGGQALFVGTKRQAAEPVREAAEACGMPYVTERWLGGTLTNFRTIRQRLKRLEELEKMQESGEFATYSKKAQSRLMREYRKIHRNLNGIRTMTRPPECLVIFDPNKEHNAVNEANILGIRTVALIDTDCDPDKVSLPIPGNDDSIRSIRLVADFLSQSISGEKTQVPDKDQAEEQGDEPRAIPSIK, encoded by the coding sequence ATGGCGGACCTTTCTGCGCAAGAGATTCTGGAAGCCGGCGTCCACTTCGGGCACCGCACGAGCAACTGGAATCCCAAAATGCGACCATACATTTATGGTCGCCGAAACCTGATTCATATTATCGACATCAAAGAGACCGTTCGCGGTCTGCTGCGGGCTCGTCGATATCTTCAGCAGGTCACCGAAGGCGGCGGGCAAGCCCTGTTCGTGGGCACCAAGCGACAGGCGGCCGAGCCGGTTCGCGAAGCAGCCGAAGCCTGTGGAATGCCGTATGTGACCGAGCGCTGGCTCGGCGGCACGCTGACCAACTTCCGGACGATCCGCCAGCGACTCAAGCGGCTCGAAGAACTGGAAAAGATGCAGGAAAGCGGCGAGTTCGCGACCTATTCCAAGAAGGCTCAGTCGCGGCTGATGCGGGAATATCGCAAGATTCACCGGAACCTCAACGGCATCCGCACGATGACGCGGCCGCCCGAATGCCTGGTGATCTTCGACCCGAACAAAGAGCACAACGCGGTCAACGAGGCGAACATTCTCGGGATTCGCACTGTCGCTCTGATCGATACCGATTGCGATCCGGACAAGGTTTCGCTCCCGATCCCGGGCAACGACGATAGCATCCGGTCGATCCGTTTGGTGGCCGACTTCCTGTCACAGTCGATCTCGGGCGAGAAAACGCAAGTGCCCGATAAGGATCAGGCCGAAGAGCAGGGCGATGAGCCGCGAGCGATCCCGTCGATCAAGTAG
- a CDS encoding 5-formyltetrahydrofolate cyclo-ligase: MSDAQDPIEIEIQNEIGLKKAAARREVLARRTRQPNKDPVSRQILNRALAMAEYRDARTVLFYVDIRSEVRTRDVLPIALKSPKRIAVPWCRDDGTLALFHLRDMAELKPGKYGILEPDVELRSRAERRIDPHEVDLALVPGVAFTLAGDRLGYGKGYYDRLLAEVKRECHLIGLAFECQIVPDLPTGEHDRRVHAVLTEAGRHSS, from the coding sequence ATGAGTGACGCACAAGACCCGATCGAAATCGAAATTCAGAACGAAATCGGTCTCAAAAAGGCGGCTGCCCGACGCGAAGTGCTGGCCCGAAGAACGCGGCAGCCGAACAAAGACCCCGTCAGCCGTCAGATTCTGAACCGTGCTCTTGCGATGGCCGAATATCGCGACGCCCGAACGGTCCTGTTTTACGTCGACATCCGCAGTGAGGTCCGCACCCGCGATGTCCTGCCGATAGCATTGAAGTCACCCAAACGGATCGCCGTACCGTGGTGCCGGGACGACGGAACGCTCGCACTGTTTCATCTCCGAGACATGGCGGAGCTCAAGCCGGGCAAGTACGGAATCCTCGAACCCGATGTCGAATTGCGTTCCCGGGCGGAGCGACGAATCGATCCGCACGAGGTCGATCTCGCTTTGGTTCCCGGCGTGGCATTCACGCTCGCCGGTGATCGACTCGGCTACGGCAAGGGCTACTACGACCGGCTCTTGGCCGAGGTGAAACGGGAGTGCCATCTGATCGGCCTCGCCTTCGAGTGCCAAATCGTCCCGGATTTGCCGACCGGAGAGCACGACCGGCGGGTGCACGCGGTGCTCACCGAGGCGGGTCGGCATTCCTCATAG